From Synoicihabitans lomoniglobus, the proteins below share one genomic window:
- a CDS encoding tetratricopeptide repeat protein, whose amino-acid sequence MSDKPPSKHRVIDWNPAAHQGAKTSDSSGRNKLFAAIAVIAVVVAAAAVTFSLRQSQTPVPVDGEGVALQQVEKEPAYVSRGRAELAYASATETLKGIRRLPADHPNLMQEIALIERAYIAAESQINNGNYAVAAKSLDALATQMESFTETVEMQKNAKKRYDDLYSRLRLAERIKSFDPAAYDTAYASIGEGRLLLEQGSFRAAWGAFDAADTTLKDFEARKTEYVAENMRQGQIALNRGDEANAVAAFKAALTYDSANEAGLRGLDRAKTITQVHALLEKAQAAEEMADYDTAIAAFEEAMALDEFSVVAQQGAARAKADQKESRFNQFIAAADTATEAADWGTVIARYEDALEVYPKRDDIKDLLDQARVEHHDAEVHNTLAEAYDLERDYNWDQARLAYERLLDLEPEHADAIEGLIRVGRTVRAKLEYEKLIELTQQLIDASDYQAAIRRYNGAMQTKPGYLEISPDIAAMRDVLERNSKPVNITFLSDTRTWVSITNFRMLGKIKNETVALPPGDYEVVGRRKKYQDVLLLLKVRPQMSTNQVEVVCNTRADS is encoded by the coding sequence GCCATCGCCGTCATTGCAGTCGTGGTCGCCGCCGCGGCCGTCACGTTCTCCCTGCGCCAATCCCAAACTCCCGTCCCGGTCGACGGTGAAGGCGTCGCTCTGCAACAAGTTGAAAAAGAACCGGCCTACGTCAGCCGCGGACGCGCCGAGCTGGCTTACGCCTCGGCCACCGAAACCCTCAAGGGCATCCGGCGGCTCCCGGCCGATCATCCCAACCTCATGCAGGAGATCGCGCTCATCGAACGCGCCTACATCGCCGCGGAGAGCCAGATCAACAACGGCAACTACGCCGTCGCCGCCAAGAGTCTCGATGCCCTCGCCACCCAGATGGAGTCGTTCACCGAAACGGTCGAGATGCAGAAAAACGCCAAAAAGCGCTACGACGATCTCTACAGCCGCCTCCGTCTCGCCGAGCGCATCAAATCCTTCGACCCCGCCGCCTACGACACCGCCTACGCCTCGATCGGCGAAGGTCGCCTCCTGCTTGAGCAGGGCTCGTTCCGGGCCGCCTGGGGCGCGTTCGACGCCGCCGATACCACGCTGAAGGATTTCGAAGCCCGCAAAACCGAATACGTGGCGGAAAACATGCGCCAGGGTCAGATCGCACTCAACCGCGGCGACGAAGCCAATGCCGTCGCCGCCTTCAAGGCCGCCCTCACCTACGACAGTGCCAACGAGGCCGGCCTCCGCGGTCTCGATCGCGCCAAGACCATCACCCAGGTGCACGCGCTCCTCGAAAAAGCCCAGGCCGCCGAGGAAATGGCCGACTACGACACCGCCATCGCGGCCTTCGAGGAGGCCATGGCGTTGGATGAATTTTCCGTTGTCGCTCAGCAGGGTGCCGCCCGCGCCAAGGCCGACCAAAAGGAATCCCGCTTCAACCAGTTCATCGCCGCCGCCGACACCGCCACCGAGGCCGCTGACTGGGGCACCGTCATCGCCCGCTACGAAGATGCGTTGGAGGTCTACCCCAAGCGCGACGACATCAAAGACCTGCTCGATCAAGCCCGCGTCGAACACCACGACGCCGAAGTCCACAACACCTTGGCCGAAGCTTACGATCTGGAGCGCGACTACAACTGGGACCAAGCCCGCTTGGCTTACGAACGCCTGCTCGATCTCGAACCCGAACACGCCGACGCCATCGAGGGGCTCATCCGCGTCGGTCGCACCGTTCGCGCCAAACTCGAATACGAAAAACTCATCGAGCTCACCCAACAGCTCATCGACGCCTCCGATTACCAGGCCGCCATTCGCCGCTACAACGGGGCCATGCAGACCAAACCCGGCTATTTGGAAATCTCCCCCGACATCGCCGCCATGCGCGACGTGCTCGAACGCAACAGCAAGCCGGTCAACATCACCTTCCTCTCCGACACCCGCACCTGGGTGAGCATCACCAATTTCCGCATGCTCGGAAAAATCAAGAACGAGACCGTCGCGCTCCCGCCGGGAGATTACGAAGTCGTCGGCCGCCGCAAAAAGTATCAGGATGTCCTCCTGCTCCTCAAAGTTCGCCCCCAAATGTCGACCAATCAGGTGGAAGTCGTGTGCAACACCCGCGCCGACTCCTGA